The Pan paniscus chromosome 1, NHGRI_mPanPan1-v2.0_pri, whole genome shotgun sequence genome has a segment encoding these proteins:
- the GPR153 gene encoding probable G-protein coupled receptor 153 codes for MSDERRLPGSAVGWLACGGLSLLANAWGILSVGAKQKKWKPLEFLLCTLAATHMLNVAVPIATYSVVQLRQQRPDFEWNEGLCKVFVSTFYTLTLATCFSVTSLSYHRMWMVCWPVNYRLSNAKKQAVHTVMGIWMVSFILSALPAVGWHDTSERFYTHGCRFIVAEIGLGFGVCFLLLVGGSVAMGVICTAIALFQTLAVQVGRQANRRAFTVPTIVVEDAQGKRRSSIDGSEPAKTSLQTTGLVTTIVFIYDCLMGFPVLVVSFSSLRADASAPWMALCVLWCSVAQGLLLPVFLWACDRYRADLKAVREKCMALMANDEESDGETSLEGGISQDLVLERSLDYGYGGDFVALDRMAKYEISALEGGLPQLYPLRPLQEDKMQYLQVPPTRRFSHDDADVWAAVPLPAFLPRWGSGEDLAALAHLVLPAGPERRRASLLAFAEDAPPSRARRRSAESLLSLRPSALDSGPRRARDSPPGSPRRRPGPGPRSASASLLPDAFALTAFECEPQALRRPPGPFPAAPAAPDGAEPGEAPTPPSSAQRSPGLRPAAHSHAGSLRPGLSAPWGEPGGLRAAGGGGSTSSFLSSPSESSGYATLHSDSLGSAS; via the exons ATGAGTGATGAGCGGCGGCTGCCTGGCAGTGCAGTGGGCTGGCTGGCATGTGGGGGCCTCTCCCTGCTGGCCAATGCCTGGGGCATCCTCAGCGTTGGCGCCAAGCAGAAGAAGTGGAAGCCCTTGGAGTTCCTGCTGTGTACACTCGCGGCCACCCACATGCTAAATGTGGCCGTGCCCATCGCCACCTACTCCGTGGTGCAGCTGCGGCAGCAGCGCCCCGACTTCGAGTGGAATGAGGGTCTCTGCAAGGTCTTCGTGTCCACCTTCTACACCCTCACCCTGGCCACCTGTTTCTCTGTCACCTCCCTCTCCTACCACCGCATGTGGATGGTCTGCTGGCCTGTCAACTACCG GCTGAGCAATGCCAAGAAGCAGGCGGTGCACACAGTCATGGGTATCTGGATGGTGTCCTTCATCCTGTCGGCCCTGCCTGCCGTTGGCTGGCACGACACCAGCGAGCGCTTCTACACCCATGGCTGCCGCTTCATCGTGGCTGAGATCGGCCTGGGCTTCGGCGTCTGCTTCCTGCTGCTGGTGGGCGGCAGCGTGGCCATGGGCGTGATCTGCACAGCCATCGCCCTCTTCCAGACACTGGCCGTGCAGGTGGGGCGCCAGGCCAACCGTCGCGCCTTCACCGTGCCCACCATCGTGGTGGAGGACGCGCAGGGCAAGCGGCGCTCCTCCATCGATGGCTCGGAGCCCGCCAAAACCTCTCTGCAGACCACGGGCCTCGTGACCACCATAGTCTTCATCTACGACTGCCTCATGGGCTTCCCTGTGCTG GTGGTGAGCTTCAGCAGCCTGCGGGCCGACGCCTCAGCGCCCTGGATGGCACTCTGCGTGCTGTGGTGCTCCGTGGCCCAGGGCCTGCTGCTGCCTGTGTTCCTCTGGGCCTGCGACCGCTACCGGGCCGACCTCAAAGCTGTCCGGGAGAAGTGCATGGCCCTCATGGCCAACGACGAGGAGTCAGACGGCG agaccagcctggaaggTGGCATCTCCCAGGACCTGGTGTTGGAGCGCTCCCTGGACTATGGCTATGGAGGTGATTTTGTGGCCCTAGATAGGATGGCCAAGTATGAGATCTCCGCCCTGGAGGGGGGCCTGCCCCAGCTCTACCCACTGCGGCCCTTGCAGGAGGACAAGATGCAATACCTGCAG GTCCCGCCCACGCGGCGCTTCTCCCACGACGATGCAGACGTGTGGGCCGCCGTCCCGCTGCCCGCCTTCCTGCCGCGCTGGGGCTCCGGCGAGGACCTGGCCGCCCTGGCGCACCTGGTGCTGCCTGCCGGGCCAGAGCGGCGCCGCGCCAGCCTCCTGGCCTTCGCGGAGGACGCACCCCCGTCCCGCGCGCGCCGCCGCTCGGCCGAGAGCCTGCTGTCGCTGCGGCCCTCGGCCCTGGATAGCGGCCCGCGGCGAGCCCGCGACTCGCCCCCCGGCAGCCCGCGCCGCCGCCCCGGGCCCGGCCCCCGCTCCGCCTCGGCCTCGCTGCTGCCCGACGCCTTCGCCCTGACCGCCTTCGAGTGCGAGCCACAGGCCCTGCGCCGCCCGCCCGGGCCCTTCCCCGCTGCGCCGGCCGCCCCCGACGGCGCAGAACCCGGAGAGGCCCCGACGCCCCCAAGCAGCGCCCAGCGGAGCCCAGGGCTACGCCCCGCTGCGCACTCGCACGCCGGCTCTCTGCGCCCCGGCCTGAGCGCGCCGTGGGGCGAGCCCGGGGGGCTGCGcgcggcgggcggcggcggcagcaCCAGCAGCTTCCTGAGTTCCCCCTCCGAGTCCTCGGGCTACGCCACGCTGCACTCGGACTCGCTGGGCTCCGCGTCCTAG
- the HES3 gene encoding transcription factor HES-3 isoform X1, with translation MEDAPARPVLELQSCPARASARRLVSAPAALPGPGRPGSGPRALRPGLERAPELLLPLPRPERGRAWRDSPRCLAPGNAAILGRISKPLMEKKRRARINLSLEQLKSLLEKHYSHQIRKRKLEKADILELSVKYMRSLQNSLQGLWPVPRGAEHPSGFRSCLPGVSQLLRRGDEVGSGLRCPLVPESAAGSTMDSAGLGQEAPALFRPCTPAVWAPAPAAGGPRSPPPLLLLPESLPGSSASVLPPQPASSRCAESPGLGLRVWRPW, from the exons ATGGAGGACGCCCCGGCCCGGCCGGTCCTGGAGCTTCAAAGCTGCCCGGCGCGTGCCAGCGCCCGCCGCCTGGTCTCGGCCCCCGCCGCCCTCCCAGGCCCGGGTCGGCCCGGATCTGGCCCGCGGGCCCTGCGGCCCGGGCTGGAGAGAGCCCCAGAGCTGCTGTTGCCGCTGCCTCGGCCTGAAAGGGGGAGGGCGTGGCGCGATTCTCCACGCTGCTTGGCGCCTGGGAACGCCGCTATCCTGGGAAGG ATTTCCAAGCCGCTGATGGAGAAAAAGCGCCGGGCACGCATCAATTTGTCACTGGAGCAGCTCAAGTCGCTGCTGGAGAAACACTACTCACACCAG ATCCGGAAGCGCAAGTTGGAGAAGGCCGACATCCTGGAGTTGAGCGTGAAGTACATGAGAAGCCTTCAGAACTCCTTGCAAG GGCTCTGGCCTGTGCCCAGGGGAGCCGAGCACCCGTCGGGCTTCCGCAGCTGCCTGCCCGGCGTGAGCCAGCTCCTTCGGCGCGGAGATGAGGTCGGCAGCGGCCTGCGCTGCCCCCTGGTGCCCGAGAGCGCCGCCGGCAGCACCATGGACAGCGCCGGGTTGGGCCAGGAGGCGCCCGCGCTGTTCCGCCCTTGCACCCCCGCCGTCTGGGCTCCTGCTCCGGCCGCCGGCGGCCCGCGGTCCCCACCacccctgctcctcctccccgAAAGTCTCCCTGGCTCGTCCGCCAGCGTCCTCCCGCCGCAGCCAGCGTCGAGTCGCTGCGCCGAGAGTCCCGGGCTGGGCCTGCGCGTGTGGCGGCCCTGGTGA
- the HES3 gene encoding transcription factor HES-3 isoform X2 has protein sequence MDCNMGTEPAARGSLPGNFRKISKPLMEKKRRARINLSLEQLKSLLEKHYSHQIRKRKLEKADILELSVKYMRSLQNSLQGLWPVPRGAEHPSGFRSCLPGVSQLLRRGDEVGSGLRCPLVPESAAGSTMDSAGLGQEAPALFRPCTPAVWAPAPAAGGPRSPPPLLLLPESLPGSSASVLPPQPASSRCAESPGLGLRVWRPW, from the exons ATGGACTGCAACATGGGCACGGAGCCTGCTGCCCGGGGCAGCCTCCCCGGCAACTTCCGAAAG ATTTCCAAGCCGCTGATGGAGAAAAAGCGCCGGGCACGCATCAATTTGTCACTGGAGCAGCTCAAGTCGCTGCTGGAGAAACACTACTCACACCAG ATCCGGAAGCGCAAGTTGGAGAAGGCCGACATCCTGGAGTTGAGCGTGAAGTACATGAGAAGCCTTCAGAACTCCTTGCAAG GGCTCTGGCCTGTGCCCAGGGGAGCCGAGCACCCGTCGGGCTTCCGCAGCTGCCTGCCCGGCGTGAGCCAGCTCCTTCGGCGCGGAGATGAGGTCGGCAGCGGCCTGCGCTGCCCCCTGGTGCCCGAGAGCGCCGCCGGCAGCACCATGGACAGCGCCGGGTTGGGCCAGGAGGCGCCCGCGCTGTTCCGCCCTTGCACCCCCGCCGTCTGGGCTCCTGCTCCGGCCGCCGGCGGCCCGCGGTCCCCACCacccctgctcctcctccccgAAAGTCTCCCTGGCTCGTCCGCCAGCGTCCTCCCGCCGCAGCCAGCGTCGAGTCGCTGCGCCGAGAGTCCCGGGCTGGGCCTGCGCGTGTGGCGGCCCTGGTGA